TCGTATAAAAATTAACTAAGAGCGCTAAAGTAATTGATAATATAGGTAAAGCTCCTAAAGTAATTACTTCAAATAAACACGCAAAAATCACTAAACTAACACTAATAATTCCTAATTTACTCATATTTTCTTTTAAAAATACTTTTGCAAAAATTATCCCAAATAATGGACTTAAAAAATATCCTAAAGAAGTTTCTAAAATCAAATTCTTTTGAATCATATAAATATAAAGCCCCCAATCTCCACTAATTAAAGCACCACAAATAAAAAGATTAAAAGCCATTTTTAAAGATTTTAATTCTTGTAAAGCTTTTTTAAATTGCCCTATAATTATTAAAAATATTGCTAAAAATATAACCGACCAAACTATCCTATGCGACATTACTACAAAGGCATCTAATGTATCAAGTTGTTTGTAAAAAATAGGCACTAAACCCCAAAATACAAAAACAACAAAAGCTACAAAAAATCCATAATTCATAAAAATTTTTCCTTAAAATGTAAAACTTATCTCATATAATCATAATTTACTAAATTAAAAAAAGGAGAAACGATGAATTGGTCGCTAGATTCATATAAAAATTATAAAGCTCTTCAGCAACCAAACTATGAAAACAAGGAAGAATTAGAAAATGTAGTAAATGAATTAAAATCGTATCCACCTTTAATATTTGCTATGGAAGCAAATGAATTAAAAAACGAATTAGCAGCAGTTTGTAAAGGAGATGCGTTTTTATTACAAGGTGGTGATTGTGCTGAAAGTTTTAATGATTTTAGTGCAAATAATATCCGTGATATGTTTAAATTATTTTTGCAAATGGCATTAGTTTTGCAATTTGGTGGGTCAAAAAAAGTAGTAAAAATTGCTCGTATGGCAGGACAATTTGCAAAGCCTAGAAGCTCTGATTTTGAGAATAAAGATGGTATAAGCTTACCAAGTTATCGTGGAGATATTATAAATGATTGTGAGTTTTGCGAAAGTGCAAGAGTTCCAAAAGCTAAAAAAATGCTAAAAGCTTATATGCAAAGCTCTGCTACGCTTAATTTGCTTCGTGCATTTAGTGTAGGTGGACTTGCTGATTTAGCCCAAGTGCATAAATGGAATTTAGGTTTCGTAAGACGCGCTGATATTGATGATAAATACGCACTTTTAACTCAAAGATTAACAGAAGCACTTGATTTTTTTAAGGCTTGTGGAATAACTAGCTTAAATGATGCTAGATTACACGAAACAAAAATCTACACAAGCCACGAAGCCTTGCTTTTACCTTACGAAGAAGCACTTACTAGAATAGATAGCTTAAGTGGAGCTTATTATGATTGTTCAGCTCATATGCTATGGATTGGCGAGAGAACTCGTGGGCTTGATGATGCTCATGTGCATTTTTTAAGCGGAGTTAAAAATCCAATAGGTGTTAAAATAGGACCTAGTGCTAGTGCTAGTGATATATTAGCCTTAGCTGATAAGCTAAATCCACAAGATGAAGCAGGAAGATTAAATATAATCATTAGAATGGGTGCTAGTAAGATTAAAAATCTTGAAAATATCTTTAAAGAATTAAGCAAAGAACAAAGAAATATAATCTATAGCATAGACCCAATGCACGGCAATACTCAAAGCATAAATGGCTATAAGACTAGAAAATTTGATGATATTTTAGATGAAGTTAAAAATTTCTGGCATATTGCAAGAGCTAATAATATAATTCCTGGTGGGGTTCATTTTGAAATGACAGGACAAAATGTAACCGAATGTTTAGGCGGAAGCGTAGGAGTTAGCGAAAGCGATTTAGCAAGACGCTATGAGACCCAATGCGATCCTAGATTAAATGCAGACCAAGCATTAGAACTTGCATTTTTAATAGCTGAATTAATGAAGCAAAAATGAAAAACATTGTTTTAATCGGTTTTATGGGCTGCGGTAAAAGCACAACTGCAAGAAGGCTTAGTAAGATTATTAAAAAAGAAGTAGTAGATACTGATAGCATAATAAAACAAAGAACTGGGCTTGAGATTAAAGAGATTTTTGAGCGTTATGGAGAAGAATATTTTAGGAATTTAGAAAAAGAATTAAGAGATGAATTAGCCACAAAAAGTGATTTAATCATCTC
This is a stretch of genomic DNA from Campylobacter sp. RM12651. It encodes these proteins:
- the rarD gene encoding EamA family transporter RarD; translated protein: MNYGFFVAFVVFVFWGLVPIFYKQLDTLDAFVVMSHRIVWSVIFLAIFLIIIGQFKKALQELKSLKMAFNLFICGALISGDWGLYIYMIQKNLILETSLGYFLSPLFGIIFAKVFLKENMSKLGIISVSLVIFACLFEVITLGALPILSITLALLVNFYTIIRKKVYVSSVYGFFLETLLITPFALIFLFSIPTNLAHFDIDYLGVLLALSGLVTLLPMLGYNYATQKLSLTLLSYMQYICPIISFLVAIFLYNEPINQHKLISFIIIFIAVALSVYDNVFKKGNKL
- a CDS encoding 3-deoxy-7-phosphoheptulonate synthase class II; amino-acid sequence: MNWSLDSYKNYKALQQPNYENKEELENVVNELKSYPPLIFAMEANELKNELAAVCKGDAFLLQGGDCAESFNDFSANNIRDMFKLFLQMALVLQFGGSKKVVKIARMAGQFAKPRSSDFENKDGISLPSYRGDIINDCEFCESARVPKAKKMLKAYMQSSATLNLLRAFSVGGLADLAQVHKWNLGFVRRADIDDKYALLTQRLTEALDFFKACGITSLNDARLHETKIYTSHEALLLPYEEALTRIDSLSGAYYDCSAHMLWIGERTRGLDDAHVHFLSGVKNPIGVKIGPSASASDILALADKLNPQDEAGRLNIIIRMGASKIKNLENIFKELSKEQRNIIYSIDPMHGNTQSINGYKTRKFDDILDEVKNFWHIARANNIIPGGVHFEMTGQNVTECLGGSVGVSESDLARRYETQCDPRLNADQALELAFLIAELMKQK